A single window of Chitinophagales bacterium DNA harbors:
- the thrC gene encoding threonine synthase, with the protein MQFYSTKHESPNVDLEEAVMKSQPADKGLYMPEVITPLPASFFEEIENLSFAEMAYQVAHTLLQDSIEADALQKIVADTLQFDAPLQPVHDNIACLELFHGPTLAFKDFGAQFMARLMGHFVQGNTEKQYVLVATSGDTGGAVARGFYQVPNIEVIILYPSGKVSDLQEKQLTTLGHNISALEINGTFDNCQALVKTAFNDADLNQKMKLASANSISLARLIPQMFYYFRAYQLLKDKSKPMIVCVPSGNFGNITAGLIAKRMGLPIAKFIAATNANRVFPDFLQTEEYTPINPSIATYSNAMDVGNPSNFQRIIDLYGGDIEAIRKDIFACSYNDDETLETLKAVHDEYGYEMCPHTAIAYRGLMEYLNANALTDNCNGIFLATAHPSKFLDIVEQTIGTSIEIPHDLAVLKDKEKVARKMEVDFEAFKEYLMNCIIS; encoded by the coding sequence ATGCAGTTTTACAGTACAAAACACGAATCTCCCAACGTAGATTTAGAAGAAGCGGTCATGAAATCCCAGCCTGCTGATAAAGGCTTGTATATGCCCGAAGTGATTACACCACTTCCCGCCTCTTTTTTTGAAGAAATTGAAAATCTTTCCTTTGCGGAAATGGCGTATCAAGTAGCACACACTTTACTGCAAGACAGCATTGAAGCCGATGCCCTGCAAAAAATCGTGGCGGATACCCTTCAATTTGACGCGCCTTTGCAACCTGTTCATGACAACATTGCTTGTTTGGAACTCTTTCATGGGCCAACCCTGGCCTTCAAAGACTTTGGGGCGCAATTCATGGCACGTTTGATGGGTCATTTTGTACAAGGCAATACAGAAAAACAGTATGTTTTGGTCGCAACATCGGGTGATACAGGAGGAGCTGTTGCCAGAGGCTTTTACCAAGTTCCCAATATCGAAGTCATCATTTTGTATCCAAGCGGCAAAGTGAGTGACCTGCAAGAAAAACAACTCACTACATTAGGACACAATATTTCTGCCTTAGAAATCAACGGCACATTTGATAACTGTCAAGCTCTCGTCAAAACTGCCTTCAATGATGCAGATTTGAACCAAAAAATGAAGTTGGCCTCTGCCAATTCCATCAGTCTTGCCCGCTTGATTCCGCAAATGTTCTACTATTTTCGAGCCTATCAACTATTGAAAGACAAAAGCAAGCCGATGATTGTGTGTGTTCCGAGTGGTAATTTTGGCAACATCACCGCAGGTTTGATTGCCAAACGAATGGGGCTTCCAATCGCCAAATTTATTGCAGCAACCAACGCCAACAGGGTTTTCCCCGATTTCCTTCAAACCGAAGAATATACGCCTATCAATCCTTCTATTGCCACCTACTCCAATGCAATGGACGTGGGAAATCCGAGCAATTTTCAGCGCATCATAGATTTGTATGGCGGTGATATTGAAGCGATTCGCAAAGATATTTTTGCTTGTAGCTACAATGATGATGAAACTTTGGAAACATTGAAGGCGGTACATGATGAGTATGGCTATGAAATGTGTCCACATACTGCTATTGCCTATCGAGGCTTGATGGAATATTTGAACGCCAATGCGCTGACCGATAACTGCAATGGCATCTTTTTGGCTACGGCACACCCGTCTAAATTTTTGGATATTGTAGAACAAACGATTGGCACTTCAATCGAAATTCCGCACGATTTGGCCGTATTGAAGGACAAAGAAAAGGTGGCGAGGAAAATGGAGGTGGATTTTGAAGCGTTTAAGGAGTATCTGATGAATTGTATTATCTCATGA
- the carB gene encoding carbamoyl-phosphate synthase large subunit: MKRTDLHKILIIGAGPIVIGQACEFDYSGTQACRALKEEGYEIVLVNSNPATIMTDPATADHIYIEPLDVEVLTSIIDKERPDALLATLGGQTALNLATELSEQGILERFDVELIGASVEVIERAESRETFKVIAQSIGLEVAKSFTVKTSAEAQKAVAKLGFPCVIRPSYTLGGTGGGIAYNQQQFTKIATQGLTDSLTTEVLIEESLLGWKEYEMEVIRDRKDNVIIVCSMENVDPMGVHTGDSITVAPAQTLTNREFQKMRTASIEIIRAIGVETGGCNVQFAVNPENGRMIVIEVNPRVSRSSALASKATGYPIAKFAAKLAVGYTLDELENDITRKNACFEPSIDYCVVKIPRFNFDKFPEADTTLGTAMKAVGEIMAIGRTFKEALQKGMRSMEFEVKTSPNPSDVSEFSESEFLEVLKDKLKRPNAERLWYVFKAFEFGVSLEEVYDWTRIDRWFLYQVRQLTSPIPSERGGLSQSFIFDESEGGVLEIGYDTIVKENLKIKSIRENGVKLPSWEGLGVDYTLRELKQLGFSDLQIANLLKTTEDEIRSLRKELGILPTYKLVDTCAGEFEAYTPYYYSTYEDEDESVVTDKKKVMVIGSGPNRIGQGIEFDYCCVHAAMASRAAGYEVIMVNSNPETVSTDFDVSDKLYFEPITFEDVLNIYEKEQPEGIILQFGGQTPLNLAARLAASGANVLGTSPKSIHQAEDRDAFQALCRELQIRQPLNGIAYSFEEMKEAVVKLGYPVIVRPSHVLGGARMKVIYNDEALEKYIQQQDASYPILVESFLEDAVEIDVDALGDGSDCVIAAIMEHVEPTGIHSGDSACVLPTYSISEEMRSQIEVATKQLAKSLQIIGLMNIQFAVKDEELYIIEVNPRASRTVPFVSKATGIPWGKLATEVVLGKKVMNLEIGEDGSNGRWAVKEVVFPFNKFAGVDIALSPEMKSTGEVMGTDADLGLAFYKAQLAAYTRLPIEGKVFVDVPVHKRLAAAPIVEKLKELGFEVFDGDLQVAFDLLENGELALLLQLPFDGESEAAVRLRRKAFDARVAVVTTLRGMELAVLGIEAYQKRGELGVVSL; the protein is encoded by the coding sequence ATGAAACGAACCGACTTACATAAAATCCTAATTATTGGTGCAGGTCCCATTGTCATCGGACAAGCCTGCGAATTCGATTATTCTGGCACACAAGCCTGTCGTGCATTGAAGGAAGAAGGGTATGAAATTGTTTTGGTGAATTCCAATCCTGCGACCATCATGACCGACCCCGCAACTGCCGACCATATTTACATCGAACCTTTGGATGTGGAAGTTTTGACGAGCATCATTGACAAAGAACGCCCCGATGCGTTGTTGGCAACTTTGGGTGGGCAAACGGCATTGAACTTGGCGACCGAATTGTCGGAACAAGGCATTTTGGAGCGTTTTGATGTGGAGTTGATTGGCGCATCCGTTGAAGTGATTGAACGTGCCGAAAGTCGGGAAACGTTTAAGGTAATCGCTCAAAGTATTGGTTTGGAGGTCGCTAAGTCTTTTACGGTCAAGACGAGTGCAGAAGCCCAAAAAGCGGTGGCTAAATTGGGTTTTCCCTGTGTGATTCGCCCTTCTTATACGCTTGGTGGAACGGGTGGCGGAATTGCCTATAATCAGCAGCAATTCACCAAAATAGCTACACAAGGTTTGACGGATAGTTTGACCACAGAGGTATTGATTGAAGAATCGCTTTTGGGCTGGAAGGAGTACGAAATGGAGGTGATTCGGGACAGAAAGGACAATGTAATTATTGTTTGTTCGATGGAAAATGTGGACCCAATGGGCGTGCATACAGGCGACTCGATTACAGTTGCGCCTGCTCAAACTTTGACGAATCGGGAGTTTCAGAAAATGCGGACAGCTTCAATAGAAATCATTCGTGCGATTGGAGTAGAGACAGGTGGCTGCAATGTGCAATTTGCGGTGAATCCTGAAAATGGGCGAATGATTGTCATTGAAGTGAATCCTCGTGTGTCGAGAAGTTCGGCATTGGCTTCAAAGGCAACGGGTTATCCAATTGCCAAGTTTGCTGCAAAATTAGCGGTGGGTTATACTTTGGATGAACTGGAAAACGATATTACCCGAAAAAACGCTTGTTTTGAGCCTTCGATTGATTATTGTGTGGTCAAAATTCCTCGCTTCAATTTTGATAAATTTCCTGAAGCGGATACGACTTTGGGTACTGCAATGAAGGCGGTGGGTGAAATTATGGCGATTGGACGAACTTTTAAGGAGGCTTTGCAGAAGGGGATGCGGTCGATGGAGTTTGAGGTGAAAACGTCGCCGAATCCTTCGGATGTCAGCGAGTTTTCGGAAAGTGAATTTTTGGAGGTTTTGAAGGATAAATTGAAGCGTCCGAATGCGGAACGGTTGTGGTATGTTTTTAAGGCTTTTGAGTTTGGAGTGAGTTTGGAGGAAGTGTACGATTGGACGAGAATTGATAGGTGGTTTTTGTATCAGGTGAGGCAGTTGACCTCCCCTATCCCCTCCGAAAGAGGGGGACTTTCTCAATCTTTCATCTTTGATGAAAGTGAAGGAGGGGTATTAGAGATAGGATATGACACAATAGTTAAGGAGAATTTAAAAATAAAGTCCATTCGTGAGAATGGCGTAAAGCTCCCCTCTTGGGAGGGGCTGGGGGTGGATTACACACTTCGAGAACTCAAACAACTCGGTTTTTCTGACCTTCAAATTGCGAATCTTTTGAAGACAACGGAAGATGAAATTAGGAGTTTGCGAAAAGAATTGGGTATTCTGCCGACTTACAAATTGGTCGATACTTGTGCAGGAGAATTTGAAGCCTATACGCCTTACTACTATTCGACCTACGAAGACGAAGATGAATCGGTGGTGACGGACAAGAAAAAGGTAATGGTCATTGGAAGTGGTCCAAATCGAATTGGGCAGGGAATCGAGTTTGACTACTGTTGTGTTCATGCTGCAATGGCATCGAGGGCAGCGGGTTATGAGGTGATTATGGTCAATTCCAATCCCGAAACGGTGTCAACGGATTTTGATGTGTCGGACAAATTGTACTTTGAACCGATTACATTTGAGGATGTGCTGAACATCTATGAAAAGGAACAACCTGAGGGGATTATCCTGCAATTTGGGGGGCAAACTCCGCTGAACTTGGCTGCAAGATTGGCGGCTTCGGGGGCGAATGTGTTGGGGACAAGTCCGAAAAGTATTCACCAGGCGGAAGACCGAGATGCGTTTCAGGCTTTGTGTCGTGAACTGCAAATCAGGCAACCGCTCAATGGGATTGCCTATTCTTTTGAGGAAATGAAAGAGGCGGTGGTGAAATTGGGTTATCCTGTGATTGTGCGCCCATCGCATGTGTTGGGGGGCGCAAGGATGAAGGTGATTTACAATGACGAAGCTCTCGAAAAATACATTCAGCAGCAGGATGCGAGCTATCCTATTTTGGTGGAATCGTTTTTGGAGGATGCAGTGGAGATTGATGTGGATGCTCTGGGCGATGGCTCGGATTGTGTGATTGCAGCGATTATGGAGCATGTTGAACCTACGGGGATTCATTCGGGTGATTCGGCTTGTGTTTTGCCAACTTATTCGATTTCTGAGGAGATGCGTTCGCAAATTGAAGTGGCGACCAAACAGCTTGCCAAAAGTCTGCAAATCATTGGTTTGATGAACATACAGTTTGCGGTGAAAGACGAGGAATTGTACATTATTGAGGTAAATCCGAGGGCTTCAAGGACGGTGCCTTTTGTGAGCAAGGCGACGGGTATTCCGTGGGGGAAATTGGCTACGGAGGTGGTTTTGGGTAAAAAAGTAATGAATTTGGAGATTGGTGAAGATGGCTCAAATGGGCGTTGGGCGGTTAAGGAGGTGGTGTTTCCCTTCAATAAATTTGCGGGGGTGGACATTGCTTTGAGTCCTGAAATGAAGTCGACGGGTGAGGTGATGGGAACGGATGCAGATTTGGGTTTGGCGTTTTATAAGGCACAATTGGCGGCTTATACTCGTTTGCCGATTGAGGGGAAGGTGTTTGTGGATGTGCCTGTGCATAAACGGCTTGCGGCTGCTCCAATCGTGGAAAAATTGAAGGAATTGGGTTTTGAGGTTTTTGATGGAGATTTGCAGGTGGCTTTTGATTTGTTGGAAAATGGGGAGCTTGCTTTGTTGTTGCAATTGCCTTTTGATGGAGAATCGGAAGCAGCAGTTCGGTTGCGTAGAAAGGCGTTTGATGCGAGGGTGGCTGTGGTGACGACTTTGAGGGGGATGGAATTGGCGGTTTTGGGGATTGAAGCTTATCAAAAAAGAGGGGAATTGGGGGTAGTGAGTTTATAG
- a CDS encoding aminodeoxychorismate/anthranilate synthase component II has translation MKVLIVDNYDSFTFNLVQLIEQFGKCQWKVVKNDECSLDEVADYDKVLFTPGAGLPSEAPIMYEILQRFEGEKSILGVCLGHQAIAEYYGATLFNFERVIHGIVKPMEILQQGDYLFRGLPNVVEVGLYHSWAVAAEGFPECLEVTAKSTDGVVMALSHRTLDVKGVQFHPESIMTKFGKEMVWNWLG, from the coding sequence ATGAAAGTTCTCATTGTCGACAATTATGACTCTTTTACCTTCAATTTGGTTCAACTAATTGAACAATTTGGCAAATGTCAGTGGAAGGTAGTGAAAAATGATGAATGTTCGCTGGACGAAGTAGCGGACTATGACAAGGTGCTTTTTACGCCTGGTGCTGGTTTACCTTCGGAAGCTCCGATTATGTATGAAATTTTGCAACGGTTTGAGGGTGAGAAGTCTATCTTGGGTGTTTGTTTGGGGCATCAGGCGATTGCTGAATATTATGGTGCGACTTTGTTCAATTTTGAACGGGTGATCCACGGGATTGTGAAGCCGATGGAGATTTTGCAGCAGGGTGATTATTTGTTTCGGGGTTTGCCGAATGTGGTGGAGGTGGGTTTGTATCATTCTTGGGCGGTAGCAGCGGAGGGTTTTCCCGAATGTCTGGAGGTGACGGCGAAAAGTACGGATGGGGTGGTGATGGCTTTGTCGCACCGAACGCTGGATGTGAAAGGTGTACAGTTTCACCCTGAATCTATTATGACGAAATTTGGGAAGGAGATGGTTTGGAATTGGTTGGGGTAA
- a CDS encoding aminotransferase class IV — translation MYPSPLLLETIQFKNRQLQNLLFHNQRFNHSRSQLLGLEAKEDLANLIVLPDYLDQNQTYKCRILYDTHIHHIEFVPYTLRQIQSLQLVYANELDYSYKFADRTALQSLLQKKGTADDILIVKNGLITDSSYSNVAFFDGLQWFTPSLPLLAGTRRAYLLQQNILTIADIRPSDLKNFEKVRFINAMMDWEESIELKVEKIFN, via the coding sequence ATGTACCCATCTCCCCTACTCCTCGAAACCATTCAGTTCAAGAACCGCCAATTACAGAATCTGCTCTTTCACAACCAACGCTTTAACCACAGTCGCAGTCAATTGTTGGGCCTTGAAGCAAAGGAAGATTTGGCAAATTTGATTGTCCTACCCGACTATTTAGACCAAAATCAAACCTATAAATGCCGCATTTTGTACGACACCCACATTCACCACATCGAATTTGTGCCTTATACCTTGCGGCAAATTCAAAGCCTTCAATTGGTTTATGCCAATGAACTTGATTATTCCTATAAATTTGCAGATAGAACTGCCCTGCAATCTTTACTGCAAAAAAAAGGCACAGCCGATGATATTTTAATCGTCAAAAATGGTTTGATTACCGATTCTTCCTATTCCAATGTCGCCTTCTTCGATGGGCTGCAATGGTTTACCCCTTCCCTCCCACTGCTTGCAGGCACTCGGCGTGCCTATTTATTGCAGCAAAATATCTTGACAATTGCAGACATTCGCCCAAGCGATTTGAAGAATTTTGAGAAAGTGAGGTTCATCAATGCCATGATGGATTGGGAGGAAAGCATTGAATTGAAGGTCGAAAAGATCTTCAATTAA
- a CDS encoding aminodeoxychorismate synthase component I, whose amino-acid sequence MNAYGESQIPFLFIIDFELQCPIVLPLDEVNPKEIQFHFPFLLLAPSERKRELFSVKNSPSFSEGLRGRLQFTKHPMPFSQYQKAFHQVQQEINFGNSYLLNLTFPTPIETNLSLQEIFQYSQAKYKLYLQNQFVVFSPETFVKIQNGQIASFPMKGTIDAAIPDAIEQILADEKEKAEHHTIVDLIRNDLSMVSKNVRVESFRYIEEIQTHEGTLLQVSSKIVGDLAPDYPSKIGDLLFTLLPAGSISGAPKRKTIEIIQAAENYTRGYYTGIFGYFDGQNLDSAVMIRFIEKDKNGQLYFKSGGGITSLSQAETEYHELIKKVYVPISPTPRNHSVQEPPITESALSQPTL is encoded by the coding sequence ATGAACGCTTACGGAGAAAGTCAAATCCCGTTTCTGTTCATCATTGACTTCGAACTGCAATGCCCCATTGTGTTGCCATTAGACGAGGTGAATCCCAAAGAGATACAATTCCATTTCCCCTTCCTCCTTCTAGCTCCTTCCGAAAGGAAGAGAGAGCTTTTTTCTGTCAAGAATTCCCCCTCCTTTTCGGAGGGGCTTAGGGGGAGATTGCAGTTCACCAAACATCCCATGCCCTTCTCCCAATACCAAAAAGCCTTCCACCAAGTCCAACAAGAAATCAACTTTGGCAATTCTTACCTGCTCAACCTCACCTTTCCAACACCCATTGAAACCAACTTAAGCCTTCAAGAAATATTCCAATATAGTCAAGCCAAATACAAACTCTATCTTCAAAATCAATTCGTTGTATTTTCACCCGAAACCTTTGTAAAAATCCAAAACGGTCAAATCGCCTCCTTTCCAATGAAAGGAACAATTGACGCAGCCATCCCCGATGCCATTGAGCAGATTTTGGCAGACGAAAAAGAAAAAGCCGAACACCACACCATCGTCGACCTCATCCGCAACGACCTCAGCATGGTTTCCAAAAACGTGCGGGTAGAATCTTTTCGCTACATTGAAGAAATCCAAACCCATGAAGGTACATTGCTGCAAGTCAGTTCCAAAATTGTTGGTGATTTAGCTCCAGATTACCCTTCAAAAATTGGCGACCTACTCTTTACCTTACTTCCCGCAGGTTCTATTAGCGGTGCACCCAAACGCAAAACCATCGAAATAATTCAAGCTGCCGAAAACTATACAAGGGGTTATTACACAGGCATTTTTGGGTATTTTGACGGGCAAAATCTGGACAGTGCGGTGATGATTCGTTTCATCGAAAAAGACAAAAATGGACAACTTTACTTCAAAAGCGGAGGCGGCATCACCAGCCTCAGTCAAGCCGAAACCGAATACCATGAACTCATCAAAAAAGTCTATGTACCCATCTCCCCTACTCCTCGAAACCATTCAGTTCAAGAACCGCCAATTACAGAATCTGCTCTTTCACAACCAACGCTTTAA